In Chloracidobacterium sp., one genomic interval encodes:
- a CDS encoding YegP family protein yields MAGKFEIKTGKNGKFHFNLKASNGQVILTSEKYESRAAAVKGIASVKKNAGNDKRFERKTAKDGSPYFVLTASNGEVIGKSEMYKAARSMENGIASVGKHAPDAAVADAE; encoded by the coding sequence ATGGCAGGAAAGTTTGAGATCAAAACCGGGAAGAACGGCAAATTTCATTTTAATCTTAAGGCCAGCAACGGCCAGGTGATTTTGACCAGCGAAAAATACGAGAGCCGCGCCGCCGCAGTTAAGGGCATTGCCTCAGTAAAGAAGAATGCTGGTAATGATAAGCGTTTCGAGCGCAAGACCGCTAAGGACGGCTCGCCGTATTTTGTGCTCACAGCATCGAACGGTGAAGTGATCGGAAAGAGCGAGATGTACAAGGCCGCCCGCTCAATGGAGAACGGCATTGCTTCAGTTGGTAAGCATGCACCTGACGCAGCAGTGGCCGACGCCGAGTAA
- a CDS encoding M48 family metallopeptidase, producing MPRKKEEGSNVPAKRHSIACRYCGQKNAVKANYVNGAANCGRCKLPLSDEPHKKFRSLGKDDYIHPDDKRTLATLKAIPGVDSALKKLISVTFESAIRVGLMAGSIKVTKHHCPDLYAKLDIACSTLGVEMPEMFIQQNPIMNAFTYGVERPYIVLHSALLERLSEDETLAVIAHEVGHVHSEHVLYLTAARLIELLANASVAALLPGADIIKLIVAMGINSALLAWARRAELSCDRAAVLVTQDPHAVGRTMMKLAGGTFASRIDYDLFLEQGRQFQKDCDEKGLDKFWANAVNAGLTHPLPIWRVAEVIEWVESGEYETLMENN from the coding sequence ATGCCGCGAAAGAAAGAAGAAGGATCGAACGTGCCGGCAAAGAGGCACAGCATTGCATGCCGCTACTGCGGGCAAAAGAACGCCGTAAAGGCGAACTACGTCAACGGAGCCGCGAACTGCGGGCGCTGCAAACTGCCGCTGTCCGATGAGCCGCACAAGAAGTTCCGCAGCCTCGGCAAGGATGACTACATTCACCCCGATGACAAGCGGACCCTTGCTACGCTGAAGGCGATACCGGGCGTCGATTCAGCACTCAAAAAGCTTATCTCCGTAACATTCGAGTCGGCGATACGCGTCGGGCTGATGGCAGGCTCGATAAAGGTTACAAAGCACCACTGTCCTGACCTTTATGCAAAACTCGACATCGCGTGTTCGACACTCGGCGTCGAGATGCCGGAGATGTTCATTCAGCAAAATCCCATAATGAATGCCTTCACCTACGGCGTTGAGCGGCCGTACATCGTGCTTCATTCTGCACTGCTCGAACGCCTCAGCGAGGATGAAACGCTTGCCGTGATAGCGCATGAGGTCGGGCATGTTCATTCCGAACACGTTCTTTATCTGACCGCGGCGCGCTTGATCGAGCTTCTGGCGAACGCTTCTGTCGCGGCCCTTCTGCCCGGTGCCGACATAATAAAGCTTATCGTTGCGATGGGCATCAACAGCGCCCTTCTGGCGTGGGCGCGGCGAGCCGAGCTCTCGTGTGATCGTGCGGCCGTACTTGTAACACAGGATCCGCACGCCGTCGGCAGGACGATGATGAAGCTTGCAGGCGGCACATTTGCGTCGCGGATCGACTACGACCTCTTTTTGGAGCAAGGACGGCAATTCCAAAAGGACTGCGACGAGAAGGGCCTCGATAAATTCTGGGCGAATGCCGTCAATGCCGGCCTCACGCATCCGCTGCCGATATGGCGCGTCGCCGAGGTTATCGAATGGGTCGAGTCCGGCGAATATGAGACCCTAATGGAGAACAACTAG
- a CDS encoding DUF1343 domain-containing protein, which produces MNRTILGIERIVSDKIGLIRGRRVALVCNQASVLPATFQHAADAFFEHPGINLTTLFGPQHGIRGDVQYNMIETPHVRDSRTGIMVYSLYSEVREPTEEMLADVDDIVIDLQDVGCRIYTFVYTMANCMRAAKKFGKRVIVCDRPNPINGNDVEGNITEDAFRSFVGQFALPTRHGMTVGELARMFNSHFGIGCELEVVEIENWRREMWGDETGLPWVLPSPNIPNVDTCAVFPATVHIEGTELSEGRGTTLPFFLNGAPFIDPYEWAAELRKFDFPGVAFREAYFRPTFCEFAGETCGGVQIHVTDRNIFTPVAVGIAMVKTACDLYRDKFQWRQNAYEYEFDKNPMDVVCGTDKIRKAIEAGWPMDSITRDWPAGVAAFKAARESFLLY; this is translated from the coding sequence ATGAACCGCACAATCCTCGGGATCGAACGTATCGTCAGTGATAAGATCGGCCTCATCAGAGGCCGCCGCGTCGCCCTCGTCTGTAATCAGGCCTCAGTTCTGCCGGCCACTTTTCAACACGCGGCAGATGCCTTCTTTGAACATCCGGGAATTAACCTTACTACGCTTTTCGGGCCGCAGCACGGCATACGCGGCGACGTTCAATACAACATGATCGAGACGCCGCATGTCCGTGACAGCCGCACGGGTATAATGGTCTATTCACTTTACAGCGAGGTACGCGAACCGACCGAGGAGATGCTCGCCGATGTTGACGACATTGTCATCGATCTTCAGGATGTCGGCTGCCGCATATATACATTTGTTTATACGATGGCGAACTGTATGCGTGCCGCTAAGAAATTCGGCAAACGCGTCATCGTTTGCGACAGGCCGAACCCGATCAACGGGAACGATGTCGAGGGCAATATAACCGAAGATGCTTTCAGATCGTTCGTCGGGCAGTTCGCATTGCCGACACGCCACGGAATGACCGTCGGCGAACTCGCGAGGATGTTCAACTCGCATTTCGGTATCGGCTGCGAGCTTGAGGTCGTCGAGATCGAGAATTGGCGACGTGAAATGTGGGGCGACGAAACAGGCCTGCCGTGGGTTCTGCCTTCGCCGAACATCCCGAATGTCGATACGTGCGCGGTCTTCCCGGCAACGGTCCACATCGAGGGCACAGAACTGTCGGAAGGCCGCGGCACGACGCTGCCGTTTTTCCTGAACGGAGCTCCGTTCATCGACCCTTACGAATGGGCCGCTGAATTGCGCAAATTCGACTTTCCCGGCGTAGCTTTTCGCGAAGCATACTTTCGGCCGACGTTCTGTGAATTCGCGGGCGAGACCTGCGGCGGCGTGCAGATCCATGTGACGGACAGGAACATCTTCACGCCTGTTGCCGTGGGCATAGCGATGGTCAAAACAGCCTGCGACCTCTACCGCGACAAATTTCAATGGCGGCAGAACGCCTATGAATACGAGTTCGACAAGAACCCAATGGATGTCGTTTGCGGCACGGACAAGATCCGCAAGGCGATCGAGGCCGGCTGGCCGATGGATTCTATCACGCGCGATTGGCCGGCAGGCGTTGCCGCATTCAAGGCCGCGCGTGAAAGCTTTTTGCTTTATTGA
- a CDS encoding enoyl-ACP reductase: protein MLENKVGMVFGVANKRSIAWACAKACGEHGAKMAFTFQSERLKDSVEELAGTLDGSLVIPCDVSDQEQVDAAFDAVKTRYGRLDFLIHSIAFAPKEALEGEFIATTRDAFRTALEISAFSLTQVALAAQPLMTEGGSIVTMTYYGAEKVVSNYNVMGVAKAALESSTRYLAADLGKNKIRVNAISAGPINTLSARGVRGMGSLLGYVAERSPLQRNVTADEVGNTALFLVSDLASGITGETIYVDCGYNIMGI from the coding sequence ATGCTTGAAAATAAGGTCGGAATGGTCTTTGGGGTCGCCAATAAGCGGTCGATCGCTTGGGCGTGTGCAAAGGCGTGCGGTGAACACGGTGCGAAGATGGCTTTTACATTCCAATCCGAGCGCCTAAAGGATTCTGTTGAGGAACTCGCGGGCACGCTCGACGGTTCGCTGGTCATTCCGTGCGATGTATCCGATCAGGAGCAGGTCGATGCTGCGTTCGATGCGGTGAAGACAAGATACGGCCGGCTCGATTTTCTTATTCACTCGATAGCGTTCGCCCCGAAAGAGGCACTCGAAGGCGAATTCATTGCAACGACACGCGATGCCTTCCGCACCGCGCTTGAGATCAGCGCATTTTCGCTTACACAAGTTGCTCTTGCCGCGCAGCCGCTGATGACCGAAGGCGGTTCGATCGTTACCATGACGTATTACGGAGCCGAAAAGGTCGTGTCGAACTACAACGTAATGGGCGTCGCAAAGGCCGCGCTCGAATCATCAACACGTTATCTTGCGGCCGATCTCGGCAAGAACAAGATCCGTGTGAACGCGATATCCGCAGGGCCGATCAATACGCTTTCCGCCCGCGGTGTCAGAGGCATGGGTTCACTGCTTGGCTACGTCGCCGAACGTTCGCCGCTTCAGCGCAACGTTACGGCCGATGAGGTCGGCAACACGGCTCTCTTCCTTGTAAGCGATCTTGCAAGCGGCATCACAGGCGAGACCATCTATGTGGATTGCGGCTATAATATCATGGGAATCTAA
- a CDS encoding tyrosine phenol-lyase, whose product MKRSWAEPYKIKVVEPLRMTTREYRRTALEEAGYNTFLLRSEDVYIDLLTDSGTNAMSDRQWAGMMIGDEAYAGSANYYHLEEKVREFYGYKYLVPTHQGRGAEHLISQILVKPGDYVPGNMYFTTTRLHQELAGGTFVDVIVDEAHDPHDLSPFKGNVDLEKVRELIEKVGADRIPYISVAVTVNMAGGQPVSMANLKAVHELCSEHGIKVVLDATRAVENAWFIKIREEGFADRSLASILKEMCSYTDACTMSAKKDLLVNIGGFLAVNDFDVFEEARNMVVIYEGLHTYGGLAGRDMEAMAIGISEAVHEDHIHARIGQVEYVGYRLLENGIPIVQPIGGHAIFLNARSFLPHLEQTQFPAQSLAAALYLESGIRSMERGIVSAGRDKATGDHHYPELELVRLTFPRRVYTQAHCDVTVEAVVEVFNKRDQVPPLEMIYEPKYLRFFQARFKPVS is encoded by the coding sequence ATGAAAAGATCATGGGCCGAGCCTTATAAGATAAAGGTCGTTGAGCCACTTCGCATGACGACGCGCGAGTATCGCCGGACAGCACTCGAAGAGGCAGGTTACAACACTTTCCTGCTGCGTTCCGAAGATGTCTATATCGACCTTCTGACCGACAGCGGAACGAACGCCATGAGCGATCGGCAGTGGGCAGGAATGATGATCGGCGATGAGGCGTATGCCGGAAGCGCAAATTACTACCACCTTGAAGAGAAGGTGCGCGAATTCTACGGCTATAAATACCTTGTCCCGACACACCAAGGCCGCGGCGCTGAACACCTGATCTCGCAGATCCTCGTAAAGCCGGGCGACTATGTGCCGGGAAATATGTATTTTACGACAACGCGGCTTCATCAAGAGCTTGCCGGCGGCACGTTCGTCGATGTGATCGTTGACGAAGCACACGACCCGCACGACCTAAGCCCGTTCAAGGGCAACGTCGATCTCGAAAAGGTCCGCGAGCTTATCGAGAAGGTCGGCGCAGATCGAATACCGTACATCTCCGTCGCCGTTACGGTCAATATGGCCGGCGGGCAGCCCGTTTCGATGGCGAATCTCAAGGCCGTGCATGAACTCTGCAGCGAACACGGTATAAAGGTCGTGCTCGATGCGACACGCGCCGTCGAGAACGCTTGGTTCATCAAGATACGCGAAGAAGGCTTTGCCGACCGCTCGCTCGCCTCGATATTAAAGGAAATGTGCTCGTACACCGATGCGTGTACAATGAGTGCGAAGAAAGACCTTCTGGTAAACATCGGCGGCTTTCTGGCCGTTAACGACTTTGACGTCTTTGAAGAAGCACGCAACATGGTCGTGATCTACGAAGGGCTGCACACTTACGGCGGGCTTGCGGGACGCGATATGGAGGCTATGGCGATAGGCATCTCGGAGGCCGTGCATGAGGATCACATTCACGCACGCATCGGCCAAGTGGAGTATGTCGGCTACCGCCTGCTTGAGAACGGCATCCCGATCGTGCAGCCCATCGGCGGCCACGCTATCTTCTTGAACGCACGGTCATTCCTGCCGCATCTTGAACAGACACAGTTCCCCGCTCAGTCTCTCGCCGCCGCTCTTTATCTCGAATCCGGCATTCGCTCGATGGAACGCGGCATCGTCTCAGCCGGCCGCGACAAAGCCACCGGCGATCATCACTACCCCGAGCTCGAACTCGTGCGGCTCACCTTCCCGCGCCGTGTTTACACGCAGGCGCACTGCGACGTTACGGTAGAAGCCGTCGTCGAAGTCTTTAACAAACGCGACCAGGTGCCGCCGCTCGAAATGATCTACGAACCGAAATATCTGCGCTTCTTCCAAGCTCGCTTCAAACCCGTGAGCTGA
- a CDS encoding bifunctional hydroxymethylpyrimidine kinase/phosphomethylpyrimidine kinase, producing the protein MALTVVGSVAFDALETPFGKRERILGGAATHFGLSASFFTEVNAVGVVGGDFGDAEWDVFRRHRINTDDIEVIADGKTFFWQGRYDYDMNTAHTLDTQLNVFETFDPKLSVNSREADFLFLANILPMLQKQVREQMPKAKFVAMDTMNFWISSMKDALLETIKVVDCIVINDAEARQLTDEPNIHKAARRLMALGLKAVVIKRGEYGATLFTPGGFFVAPAYPLESVFDPTGAGDTFAGGFMGYLAATGDVTDDALRRAMVYGSVMASFNVEKFGTERVDTLDHSEINERFKAFKTMTHFDDIPFERGASA; encoded by the coding sequence ATGGCATTAACAGTTGTTGGTTCAGTGGCTTTTGACGCGTTGGAAACGCCATTCGGCAAACGCGAACGTATCTTGGGGGGCGCGGCAACGCACTTCGGCCTTTCGGCCAGCTTCTTTACAGAAGTAAACGCGGTCGGCGTGGTCGGCGGTGACTTCGGCGATGCCGAGTGGGACGTTTTTCGGCGGCACCGCATCAACACGGACGACATCGAGGTGATCGCGGACGGCAAAACGTTCTTTTGGCAAGGCCGCTACGACTACGATATGAATACAGCCCACACGCTCGACACGCAGCTGAATGTTTTTGAAACGTTCGATCCGAAGCTGAGCGTAAACTCAAGGGAAGCGGATTTTCTTTTCCTTGCCAATATCCTGCCGATGCTGCAGAAACAGGTTCGTGAACAGATGCCGAAGGCAAAATTCGTCGCAATGGATACGATGAACTTCTGGATCTCCTCAATGAAAGACGCCCTGCTCGAAACGATCAAGGTCGTCGATTGTATCGTGATCAATGATGCGGAAGCTCGCCAGCTTACGGACGAACCGAACATACACAAGGCCGCACGCCGGCTTATGGCCCTCGGGCTCAAAGCAGTAGTGATCAAACGCGGCGAATACGGTGCGACCCTCTTCACACCGGGCGGCTTCTTCGTCGCGCCGGCGTATCCGCTTGAAAGCGTATTTGACCCGACAGGTGCGGGCGACACGTTCGCGGGCGGTTTTATGGGTTATTTGGCGGCGACCGGCGATGTTACCGATGACGCGCTCAGGCGTGCCATGGTTTACGGCTCAGTGATGGCGTCATTCAATGTCGAAAAGTTCGGCACGGAGCGCGTCGATACGCTCGATCATTCTGAGATCAATGAACGATTCAAGGCATTCAAGACAATGACGCACTTTGACGATATCCCTTTTGAGAGGGGTGCATCCGCATAG
- a CDS encoding TIGR00730 family Rossman fold protein: MGNSRSSHPSKRRAKTGVDPRTVAEAKELEAAPDYWRLTDDEILLRSPQPEDDYRTSDSWRVFRILGEFVGGFDNMATVMRGVSIFGSARTHEDDADYKAAYETAYLLGAAGFEIITGGGPGIMEAANRGAHDAGAVSIGCNIELPMEQTPNPYQNRSQTYKYFFVRKTMFIKYSNAYVIFPGGFGTMDELFEALTLIQTRKIRNFPVVLFGSQYWKGLLAWLTSTMLNAKMINADDLGLIHLTDSPRDAVDFIIKTAYEGLMIEQHEKTP; this comes from the coding sequence ATGGGCAATTCAAGGTCATCACATCCGTCAAAACGAAGGGCAAAAACAGGCGTCGATCCGCGTACGGTCGCCGAAGCGAAAGAATTGGAAGCGGCTCCTGATTATTGGCGGCTGACAGATGATGAGATACTTCTTCGGTCGCCTCAGCCGGAGGACGATTATCGCACTTCTGATTCGTGGCGCGTATTTCGGATCCTCGGCGAATTTGTCGGCGGTTTTGACAATATGGCGACTGTTATGCGCGGCGTGTCGATCTTCGGCTCGGCCAGAACTCACGAGGACGACGCAGATTACAAAGCGGCATACGAAACGGCGTATCTTCTGGGAGCAGCGGGTTTCGAGATCATAACCGGCGGCGGCCCCGGCATTATGGAAGCCGCAAATCGCGGTGCGCATGATGCAGGTGCGGTCTCGATCGGCTGCAACATCGAACTTCCGATGGAGCAGACGCCCAACCCTTACCAGAACCGCTCTCAGACGTACAAATATTTCTTCGTCCGCAAGACGATGTTCATAAAATATTCCAATGCATACGTGATCTTTCCCGGCGGTTTCGGGACGATGGACGAACTATTTGAAGCTCTGACCCTGATACAGACACGCAAGATACGGAACTTTCCCGTCGTACTTTTCGGCTCGCAATATTGGAAGGGGCTGTTGGCGTGGCTCACCTCAACGATGCTGAATGCGAAGATGATCAACGCGGACGATCTGGGGCTTATACATCTTACCGATTCACCGCGCGATGCTGTGGATTTCATCATCAAGACCGCGTACGAAGGCCTTATGATAGAACAGCATGAAAAAACGCCCTAG
- a CDS encoding class I SAM-dependent RNA methyltransferase — MKKEHDNNSEIDLRVERIVANGYGIGFAEGVTVFVALAAVGDRVRVRVIRRKKRVAFAEIVEVIEPSPDRVKPRCRHFGVCGGCDLQQMSHSAQLAAKAAIIRDALKHIAKIDLADDVEVAASRNDLGYRSRARWHADRPANKIGYYERGSHDIVDVAECPILVPSLESKIAELRGGLSEAWNDHFEIDAAEDDDGTISLYSQEFAEPAAELVHRTAAGNFRYSAAGFFQANKFLIDELTAAAIGDAEGKLAFDLYCGVGLFTVPLAQRFDRVIGVEENEEAVHFAKRNSADLTNIEIAAGRVAAFLAANAERPDHILLDPPRSGADKGVIEAIVRLRPRTIAYVSCEPSMLARDLVILCDGGYEIVRIKALDLFPQTHHIETVVQLSLKGRAP, encoded by the coding sequence TTGAAAAAAGAACACGATAACAACAGCGAGATCGATCTGCGGGTCGAACGTATCGTCGCGAACGGCTACGGTATCGGCTTTGCCGAGGGTGTAACGGTCTTTGTTGCACTCGCGGCGGTCGGCGACCGCGTTCGCGTGCGGGTTATTCGGCGGAAGAAAAGAGTTGCGTTCGCTGAGATCGTCGAGGTGATCGAGCCTTCGCCCGATCGCGTAAAGCCGCGTTGCCGGCACTTTGGTGTATGCGGAGGCTGCGACCTTCAACAGATGTCGCATTCGGCACAACTCGCCGCGAAGGCCGCGATCATACGCGATGCGCTCAAGCACATTGCGAAGATCGATCTCGCCGACGACGTCGAAGTTGCAGCATCTCGCAACGATCTTGGATATCGTTCGCGTGCCCGCTGGCATGCGGATCGGCCTGCGAACAAGATCGGCTACTACGAGCGCGGCTCGCACGACATCGTCGATGTTGCGGAGTGTCCGATACTCGTGCCGAGCCTTGAGTCAAAGATCGCCGAACTCCGCGGCGGGCTTAGCGAGGCGTGGAATGATCATTTCGAGATCGATGCGGCCGAAGATGATGACGGCACGATCTCGCTTTATTCGCAAGAATTCGCAGAGCCGGCCGCCGAACTCGTCCACCGGACAGCCGCCGGAAACTTCCGCTACTCAGCCGCCGGTTTCTTCCAAGCGAACAAATTCCTTATTGACGAGCTTACCGCCGCCGCGATCGGCGATGCAGAAGGCAAGCTTGCATTCGATCTCTATTGCGGCGTCGGACTTTTCACGGTGCCGCTGGCTCAAAGATTCGATCGCGTGATCGGCGTTGAAGAGAACGAAGAAGCCGTGCATTTCGCCAAGCGGAACAGTGCCGATCTGACGAATATTGAAATTGCGGCAGGCCGCGTCGCTGCGTTTCTGGCTGCGAATGCCGAGCGTCCCGATCATATATTGCTCGATCCGCCGCGTTCCGGCGCAGATAAAGGTGTTATCGAAGCGATCGTTCGGCTGAGGCCACGAACGATCGCGTATGTTTCGTGCGAGCCGTCGATGCTGGCCCGTGACCTCGTGATCCTTTGCGACGGCGGTTATGAGATCGTGCGTATCAAGGCTCTTGATCTTTTCCCGCAGACCCATCACATCGAAACCGTCGTGCAGCTCAGCCTCAAGGGCAGAGCGCCTTAG
- a CDS encoding divalent-cation tolerance protein CutA, with the protein MLIIFTTVPEINDANALAAKLVETRLAACVQILPKMTSVFMWKGEMCRESEHLLLIKTVNEKWDAIHEFLSAEHPYEVPEIIAIDADRVSEPYLQWATQALARG; encoded by the coding sequence ATGTTGATCATATTCACAACCGTTCCGGAAATTAACGACGCGAATGCATTAGCGGCGAAGCTCGTCGAGACGCGTCTCGCGGCGTGTGTCCAGATCTTGCCGAAGATGACGTCTGTCTTTATGTGGAAGGGCGAAATGTGCCGCGAAAGCGAGCATTTGCTGCTCATAAAAACTGTAAATGAGAAGTGGGACGCTATCCACGAATTCCTGTCCGCAGAACATCCTTACGAAGTGCCTGAGATCATTGCCATTGATGCCGATCGTGTGTCGGAGCCGTATCTGCAATGGGCAACTCAGGCGTTAGCACGGGGCTAG
- a CDS encoding M14 family metallopeptidase: MKLIKITMALLICGVLTGISAQSEEGNVPAEWRTTAEETNYARTSTFDEAIEYAKRLAKASRGLIRYEAYGRSGQGREMPLLIAASNGAFTPEAARKQGKAVMLIQAGIHSGEIDGKDAGFALLRDIGIIGTRAKLLDHVVVLFQVIYNVDGHENRSPYMRINQNGPDEMGFRANATNLNLNRDYMKADAPETRAFLGLWNKWRPDAFVDCHVTDGADFQYNVTFEYAHFQESDPRISAWMNEHFDGKVVSNAEKEGNVMTHYIEFAGREVTSGIATFIATPRFATGYTPLRSRAGLLIETHVYKPYRSRVRGTYDVLRYFIEEIGASRESLFAVNKAADDAVVARAAKPGTQYPLRLGTTDKATEIEFKGLDYKIDDSPISGGKRLVYGTTPKTFTIKKFDEGKVTESVPTPRGYIIPVQYTEVIDRLRWHGIKLHTLAKPMAIEVESYRLTEPKWAPTSFENRVTLNCKPILIKETRTFPAGSAVVPLDQDTANVAIHLLEPAGPDSFVYWGFFNAIFEMKEYGESYQIEKVAQKMLADDPQIKAEFEEKLKDEAFAKNLRARLQFFYERSRYFLDQRIGIYPVGRLLTDPAAIK; this comes from the coding sequence ATGAAATTGATAAAGATAACGATGGCGTTGCTGATCTGCGGTGTGCTGACCGGCATTTCGGCCCAGAGTGAGGAAGGCAATGTACCTGCCGAATGGCGCACGACGGCAGAAGAAACGAATTATGCGCGAACCTCGACATTCGATGAAGCGATCGAATATGCAAAGCGTCTAGCCAAGGCGTCTCGCGGCCTTATCCGCTACGAAGCCTACGGCAGAAGCGGACAAGGGCGCGAAATGCCGCTTTTGATAGCTGCTTCGAACGGTGCCTTTACGCCGGAGGCGGCACGTAAGCAAGGCAAGGCCGTTATGCTGATCCAAGCCGGCATCCACTCGGGTGAGATCGACGGTAAGGATGCGGGCTTCGCTTTGCTCAGGGATATCGGGATCATCGGCACGCGAGCCAAGCTGCTCGATCATGTGGTCGTTCTTTTTCAGGTCATCTATAACGTTGACGGCCACGAGAACCGCTCGCCGTATATGCGTATCAATCAGAACGGGCCGGATGAGATGGGCTTTCGCGCGAATGCGACGAACCTGAATCTGAACCGTGATTACATGAAGGCCGACGCGCCGGAGACGCGTGCGTTTCTCGGACTCTGGAACAAGTGGCGGCCGGATGCCTTTGTTGATTGTCATGTAACGGACGGAGCGGATTTCCAATACAACGTAACTTTTGAGTACGCGCATTTTCAAGAGTCCGATCCGCGGATCAGCGCATGGATGAACGAACACTTTGATGGCAAAGTAGTGTCGAACGCTGAGAAAGAAGGCAATGTGATGACGCATTACATTGAGTTCGCCGGACGTGAGGTTACGAGCGGCATCGCGACGTTCATCGCTACACCGCGTTTTGCGACAGGCTATACTCCGCTTCGCAGCCGTGCCGGATTGCTTATCGAAACTCACGTTTACAAGCCGTATCGCTCGCGCGTGCGCGGTACCTACGATGTGCTGCGTTATTTTATCGAGGAGATCGGTGCGAGCCGCGAGAGTCTTTTTGCAGTGAACAAAGCCGCGGACGATGCTGTTGTCGCAAGGGCGGCAAAGCCCGGTACGCAATATCCGCTTCGGCTTGGAACGACAGATAAGGCAACTGAGATCGAATTCAAAGGCCTCGACTACAAGATCGACGATTCACCGATCTCAGGAGGAAAGAGGCTTGTTTACGGTACCACGCCGAAGACCTTCACGATAAAGAAGTTTGATGAAGGAAAGGTTACCGAGAGCGTCCCGACGCCGCGCGGCTACATCATCCCCGTGCAATATACTGAGGTGATCGATCGGCTGCGTTGGCACGGCATCAAGCTTCATACCCTTGCAAAACCGATGGCGATCGAGGTTGAGAGCTATCGCCTTACGGAGCCGAAATGGGCGCCGACATCCTTTGAGAACCGCGTAACGCTTAACTGCAAGCCTATTTTGATAAAGGAAACGCGCACCTTTCCGGCCGGCTCTGCCGTTGTGCCGCTTGATCAGGATACGGCGAATGTGGCGATCCATTTACTCGAACCCGCGGGGCCTGACTCATTCGTTTATTGGGGCTTTTTCAACGCGATATTTGAGATGAAAGAGTATGGCGAGAGCTATCAGATCGAAAAGGTCGCGCAGAAGATGCTCGCAGACGACCCGCAAATAAAGGCCGAATTCGAAGAGAAACTGAAAGACGAGGCGTTCGCAAAGAATCTGCGTGCACGGCTGCAATTCTTCTACGAGCGTTCACGTTATTTCCTCGATCAGCGGATCGGCATATACCCGGTAGGCAGGCTTCTGACCGATCCGGCGGCTATAAAATAG